The following coding sequences are from one Candidatus Zixiibacteriota bacterium window:
- a CDS encoding carbamoyltransferase, protein MRILGISCFYHDAAAALIVDGTLVAAVSEERFTRIKHDPELPKQAVQFCLQKANIEINQLDTIVFYDKPFTKFDRILTGYLATPFRSYRAFLASMPIWLRRKLWVEQVIGKELGYNGEVLFLPHHVSHAAGAFFGSPFGKAAILTIDGVGEWATASYGIGENNRVRLLAEMHYPHSVGLLYSAFTQYLGFQVNSAEYKVMGLAPYGTPRFAELIEEKIVTIHHDGSIHLNMRYFDYHHGLRMINGRFERLFGRKRRSPESPIESFHEDVAASVQAVTERVVLTMARHVRKETGLDKLCMSGGVALNCKANGLLLNEGTFSDIYVQPASGDAGGAVGAALYAYYKLTGAEKQSQPFFGIGPESSSVEIKAFLDKNGVPYRHEPLDDRLAYVADQLVNGRIVGFYQGAAEFGPRALGFRSILADPRDNTMKEKINAAVKYREPFRPFAPAVLRERVDEYFECDTDAPYMIFNFTVREGKRAVIPAVTHVDNSSRIQTVSRKDNQVLYDLLVAFDRLTGVPVLLNTSFNLRGHPIVNSPEEAFATFCSGGVDILLLGEYIINKSDISNDIRAKFFYQVASD, encoded by the coding sequence ATGCGAATACTGGGAATCTCATGCTTCTATCACGATGCCGCCGCCGCGCTGATAGTCGATGGCACCCTGGTCGCCGCAGTCAGCGAGGAACGGTTCACCCGCATCAAGCATGACCCTGAACTCCCAAAACAGGCGGTTCAATTCTGTCTTCAGAAAGCGAATATCGAAATCAACCAGCTCGACACGATCGTTTTCTACGACAAGCCGTTTACCAAGTTCGATAGGATACTGACCGGCTACCTGGCTACACCGTTTCGGTCATATCGTGCGTTCCTCGCTTCTATGCCGATCTGGCTTCGCCGCAAACTCTGGGTGGAGCAGGTGATCGGGAAAGAACTCGGCTATAATGGCGAAGTCCTCTTTCTGCCGCATCACGTTTCCCATGCAGCCGGCGCGTTTTTCGGCTCTCCATTCGGCAAGGCCGCGATTCTGACAATCGATGGGGTCGGCGAGTGGGCCACCGCTTCCTATGGGATAGGCGAGAACAACCGCGTGCGCTTGCTGGCCGAAATGCATTACCCCCACTCGGTGGGGCTTCTGTACTCCGCGTTCACTCAGTATCTCGGTTTTCAGGTGAACTCGGCGGAATATAAAGTAATGGGACTGGCACCGTATGGCACGCCGCGCTTTGCCGAACTCATTGAAGAGAAGATTGTGACAATCCACCATGACGGCTCGATCCATCTGAATATGCGTTATTTCGACTATCATCATGGCCTGAGAATGATAAACGGCCGCTTTGAGAGACTGTTCGGACGAAAGCGAAGGTCCCCTGAATCACCCATCGAGTCGTTTCACGAAGACGTGGCGGCCTCGGTACAGGCGGTTACCGAGAGGGTTGTCCTCACCATGGCGCGTCATGTCCGTAAAGAGACTGGACTCGACAAGCTCTGCATGTCCGGCGGGGTGGCGCTCAACTGCAAGGCTAATGGTTTGCTTTTGAACGAGGGAACGTTTTCGGACATCTACGTCCAGCCGGCCTCAGGGGACGCCGGTGGCGCTGTGGGAGCAGCATTGTACGCTTACTACAAACTTACCGGGGCAGAGAAGCAATCCCAGCCGTTCTTTGGCATCGGGCCGGAATCCTCGTCGGTTGAGATCAAGGCGTTTCTCGATAAGAACGGCGTCCCTTATCGCCACGAACCTCTCGATGATAGACTTGCCTACGTGGCGGACCAACTGGTTAACGGCCGAATCGTGGGATTTTATCAGGGGGCGGCTGAATTCGGGCCACGAGCGCTCGGCTTTCGTTCGATCCTGGCTGATCCGCGGGACAACACGATGAAAGAAAAGATCAACGCGGCGGTCAAATACCGGGAGCCGTTCCGGCCGTTCGCGCCAGCGGTTCTTCGGGAGCGGGTGGACGAGTATTTCGAGTGCGATACAGACGCCCCGTATATGATTTTCAATTTCACCGTGCGCGAAGGAAAGAGAGCCGTGATTCCGGCTGTCACCCATGTCGACAACAGTTCCCGAATCCAGACCGTCAGCCGTAAGGACAACCAGGTCCTGTACGACCTGCTGGTCGCTTTCGACCGTCTGACCGGCGTGCCGGTCCTGTTGAATACTTCGTTCAACCTGCGCGGGCACCCAATCGTCAACAGCCCCGAGGAGGCATTTGCCACCTTCTGCTCGGGAGGGGTTGACATTTTGCTCCTCGGTGAGTATATTATCAACAAGTCAGACATCTCGAACGACATCCGGGCCAAGTTTTTCTATCAAGTCGCGAGCGACTGA
- a CDS encoding SxtJ family membrane protein, with translation MKNLLRKLWDRWKRLAHRIGRFQTGVILTLVYFLVISPWGILMRLFGWDPLETRQSYLRKPTNWKPMTDSEPDLDSMRRLS, from the coding sequence ATGAAGAATCTTCTGCGAAAGCTCTGGGATCGCTGGAAACGGCTGGCTCATCGCATCGGCCGGTTCCAGACCGGCGTCATTTTGACATTGGTGTATTTCCTGGTGATATCACCCTGGGGGATTCTCATGCGCCTGTTCGGCTGGGACCCGCTTGAGACGAGGCAATCATACCTGCGTAAACCGACCAATTGGAAACCAATGACCGACAGCGAGCCGGACCTGGACTCCATGCGGCGATTGAGTTGA